The following coding sequences lie in one Phragmites australis chromosome 8, lpPhrAust1.1, whole genome shotgun sequence genomic window:
- the LOC133927702 gene encoding uncharacterized protein LOC133927702 yields the protein MCCNRPLSFPMLEGGPPPTEMGSAAAPQSPSPKRRRADCGPKPSGPELKIPESRWQYRGPKLAPPKDTAGDQRRPEAPRPALAPEPSAPAEPEPQAPPCPESRAAAAPEPPAPTEPAPSTLRAGQMAAARASEGELTRRVVAKGTLTRE from the exons ATGTGCTGCAATCGCCCGCTGTCGTTCCCCATGCTAGAAGGCGGGCCGCCGCCGACGGAGATGGGCtccgcggcggccccgcagagcccctcgccgaagaggaggagggcagacTGTGGGCCGAAGCCGTCGGGCCCGGAGTTGAAGATCCCAGAATCGCGATGGCAATACCGTGGACCAAAGTTAGC GCCGCCCAAAGACACCGCCGGAGACCAGAGGCGACCGGAAGCGCCAAGGCCAGCTCTCgcccctgagccgagcgcgccggccgagccagagccgcaggcgccgccgTGCCCTGAGTcgagggcagcggccgcgcccgagccgccggcgccAACCGAGCCCGCCCCGAGTACTTTGAGGGCAGGGCAAATGGCCGCGGCGAGG GCGTCGGAGGGCGAGCTGACGAGGAGGGTAGTGGCAAAGGGCACGCTGACTAGAGAGTAG